In Yamadazyma tenuis chromosome 7, complete sequence, the sequence GCCAAATAAACCCGGTCTTCATATAACTTGTATTGGACGGATTTGTCTCTGACAACTAAAATCCCTGCCAAGAGATCACTATGGCCCCCAAAGTATTTGGTGGCAGAGTGCATTATAATGTCAGCCCCGTGCTTGAACGGATACTGCAAAGGAGGAGGTGCAAACGTCGAgtccaccatcaacaaagcaCCTTTCTTATGAGCTAATTCCGCATAGTACAGAATATCAAAGTCCAATCCGTGAGGATTCACAGGGGTTTCAAGATGAACCAAGTCACCCTTTTGTAACTTGTCAAAACTTCCAGGatctttcaagtccaagacCTCCAATCCATTAAGACGAGAAAAGATTTTAGTGATCCCATGGCAGCCATGGTACGCCTGGCCGATAACCAATTTCTTAGGATTGATGTACGTTAAAGCAGCAAAAAAGGCAGCCAATCCAGAATTATACACCACCACATGGCCGTCCAAGATCTTAGATAAGGCCTTCTCGAGCAATTCACTGGTGGGATGATTGACCCTTGAGTAGAAGTAAGTATCGTTAAGGAAGTAGTCCTCTGAGCCTTTCAGGTCTGTTACCTTGACTAAGTCATCTGGATCTTCGGAATACTTGTAGGTAGTGGAAATGTTAATGGGAGGTATAACATCCCGAGAAACTGTTTTGTTGTGAATAAGATTAGTCGAAATACCAACCATAAGTAAAGATAAGGATAAGATAGAATCAGAGACGAGGAAAAATTGCGGGTATaaccaatttttcaactgtGGATCCAATGGTGGCCAATCAGATAGCCGCTACTACATTGCTAACTTTACCTTTAATGTTACACCAAAGTTTTGAATCATACAGTTAATACCAAATAAAATGAATACTTCCGTTAAATTAATGTCGCGTTTACCTCCTTTTAGTTCGGCAAGCAAAGTATAAAATGTCGTTCGCTATAGTTCGATATTCGGCTTTTCGTGGCAAGCCTTTTTCGAATTTCGCCTACACACTACCTCATCACAGGTCCCTGCCTACATTTTTGTCGCTTGCGCGTTCCCCACCTAGTATTGCATTATCCAAGCTAAAAATTGTGGATGACTGCCACAGTTAATTGCTAATACCAGTTACCGATCGGCAATCAGAAAGGGCTGAGGAGAAGGTATCTTAAACCGGTCTTTGCTGATAAGGGTCCACCGATTGCATTCTCCAGGTTTACATAGCTCTACCATTAGGTGAGGTCGGGTAGCTCCGAAGAAGTAAACTGGAGCATCTTTATCTATCAGGTGTCCATGACGTAAGTTTTACCTTCATTCCTGGCATGGTCGCATTCAGCAATTGCTCATTTTCATTTTACCAAGCCCTTTTCGAGTCTTGCACAGGGAAAGATTTTCCTCTTTGGACCAGGACATAAAAACGCCCGCTTGCAGGTGGGACCTTAGGCTACACATTTCCCAAAGAACTCACCATTACGACTGGTCGAAGCATGGAAGGTTATTTATTCTAGGTTTGATAGAAGAGGCTTTTTTACACACGGCGACATGTGAATTGCCTTGGTTTAGTGGTATTGCTGATATTGCCAACAAAGCACACAATTGTGCCACTTCTGTTGAGCATTCACTTGGCCCAGTAATATTTCTGTGCATACGAAAATAATTATTGTTTTTTCTTCAGCACAAGATAATGTATATAACATATTTGCTTTTTTTTCCGCCTATGGGCTGTCCTTGAAATTTTCTCTGATACGTTGGTGGTTTGCATAATTCCAAGATTATTTAATTGGATGCGTATCCCCATCTCATCGGTCTATCATTTTTTCCCAGTTTGCAAACTTAAAATCTTCTCAACATGGTTGCTACTGATATCGAAAAGGACATCCAAGAAAGCGTAAAGTCTgcttcttcctcgtcaAGTGCTTCCGATTTGTATGACTCGGAGTCGGACGATACCGCTTTAGCCCAAAAACTTAAGTTGATTAACAACACTTTAGATGAGATTGGGTTCACACCGTAccatttgaagttgttcttcttgaacgGGATGGGTTATGCCACCGACTCGCAACTTTTGATGTTGGAGTCCACTGTGAGACAATTTGTGAATTACCAATTTGACCAGTCTTTCCCTATCAGTAACGAAGCCATGGTTATTGGAGGGATTGCAGGAGCCTGTTTCTGGGGTTACGGTGCCGATATCATTGGTAGAAAAACCGCTTTTAACTGGTCTTTGTTTTTGTCTGGTTTGTTTGTGATCATCACCGGAGCCATGAATTCGATGGCTACTTACTGTTTGTTCATTGCTTTAAGTGCCTTTGCTTTTGGAGGtaatttggtgttggacACCTGTGTTTTTTTGGAATGTATGTTGTGCTTTttttttggctgcaattaTTTTTGCTCGCAGACTGCCAATCTTTGATACTAACTTTTTTGTAGTTTTACCATTCAAACAACAATGGTTGTTGACGTTCTTTGCCTTCTTCTGGGGTATTGGACAAACAGTGGCTGTGCTTATTGCATGGGCattcttgaccaactttTCGTGTGAAGGCCCCGACTCTGCTCACTGTGACTCGGCTGATAATAGAGGCTGGAGGTACACCTACTACGTGAATGGTGCCATAGTGTTGGTTTTAGCCATTTTGCGTGTTACGGTTGTGAGATTGAAAGAATCtcccaagttcttggtcTCCAATAACAGGGACGAAGAAGCATTCGAATTGTTGAAGGGTTTGGCTGAAAAGTACAACCGTAAATTCACCTTGACCTTGGCTCAATTGGAAGACTGTGGTAGTATTGTTTCCAATCATGGTATTCAAGAAGATAGGAGTATTGTTGGGGTGTTTAAGTTGGTTATCAAACATTTGTCGATTTTGTTTGGAACTAAGAAGATGGCTAGATCTACACTCACTTTGTTTCTCagttggttgattttgggtaTTTGCTACCCTATCTACTATGCGTTCTTACCAACGTATTTAGCCACCCGAGGTGCTAATATTTCTGCTAGCACTACTTACGGGGTGTACAGAGATAACGTCGTAAGTAACGTCGTTTCAATTGCTGGTCCTTTAATAGCTGGGGGTCTCTTGTACTTTGTTCCAATACTAGGAAGAAGAGGTGTTTTAGCCATTGGAGCCTTTTCCAGTGCTGCGTTCTTTTTTGGCTATACCGCAATCACCAACCATGCCCAAAACTTAGCAATATCGTCGATTGTGTATGCTACTTTGTACATCTACTTTGGATGTCTTTATGCTTACTCTCCTGAAATTATGCCTGCTACAGCAAGAGCTACTGGTAATGCTTGTTGTATTATGATCACCAGATTTGGTCAGATCTTTTCTCCGATTATAGCCTACTACAGCAACACTGCTTCTGCAGTTCCATTATACGTATGTGGGGGTTTAATCACAGTGAATGGGTTCTTGGCGTTGACTTTTCCATTCGAACCAAGTAAATCCAGACCAAGTTAGGGTTAATATTTTAAATTTTAAGATAGTATGTTTGAGCGTATTTTACAGACTAATCGGGATTCTTAATGCCCTCCTTATCTATTATCTACCTAATGTAGTCTCAATCAGATTATTGCTTTTAAACAGTACATTCTAACCGGGAATAGTTCCTTGGGTAACCCCTTTTGTACATCACTGGCAATCAACTTAAACCCAGCTTGCACAAACAACTCTCTGAACTTAGTATCAGTTCTGGTTACGGACGAGTCagtttcatcaaaaatatcCTCAAATGTGGCTATATTCTCCTTAACAATCATAGTTCCATTTTCCATTAAATTCTCTCTACATTTGATCCAGAATttcaccaattcttcatctgGGAGTTGTCCCACACACCACTGACACCATATAAGCCAGTACTTTCCACGCTTATGAGGTGGAATTTCCCACTCTTGCATTCCAACCGGATATATGTCACCTAACTTTCCTCTTTGCTTTACGTCCTGTAACTCAGCTTCCATTCTATCCAAAAATGGCTTTACTGGCTCTAATAAATCACATTCGTCACTGATTTTCCATAAGAAGTCCCTGGTTATACGACCAATTCCAGCACCCATATCGAtggtcaacttcttctcaCCTTCAGCAACTGACATTCTGGAGAGAAGCTTCCTTATGAAGGTCAGAGATCCGACTATATCAGCTTTAGGAACTGAAGTCTGCTCACCGTATCCTCCTAGAACTCCATTCACAGAGGCTGGAACTGAGCTCCAATACTCAATAGCATCGTCGTAGTTTATATTAGCATCGGCATTACCTTCGTAATGGTCTTCACCACTCAAAGTTCCTTGTGCTGTCTTGACTGGCATTTTGAGTCTTTTGGTTTTCGATGAGCTAAAATTATTCGATACGAAACGCGACTCCAGTGTTTTTCTGTTGATACTATCAAAATGAAACAGAACTACTGGGATGTCAGCGACATTCTTGCCAGTTCAGAGAAGATCCCCACCCGATTCAACTTCACTGTACCAGGAATTGGTCACTTAGATAATCAACCAGGAAAAGCCATTAAGAAAGATACAAAAGTCGAACTCCCGTTTTGGCTAGCTCAATCATTAGCAGTAGCACCAGTAAGTGGTGATGCAAGTATTATAATGTTGCTTGCTCCAGATGCATTGAACAACACAGTGCAAAATGCCATTAAATCGGATCCGGTATCCATCGACTTACACTCCATTGCTCCAAATTTTTATATACTTGCTGAGAGATGGTGTGCCCTATTCACCGATGAGGAGCTTAGTGAGACTCTTAAGAAGTTATGTAAAGAAAGGGCTtatgaaatcaacaattttGCTAGCAATACTTCCAAACAGATAAATAACAACTTTATCTTGTCGTTggatgaatttgaaaaaaagtTGTACAAAAGGACTATGGAGTCCAACAGAAATTTAAGAGACTGGCTTAACGATCAGGCATGATTAATTGATACATTTATATTTTTAATTATACAGGTGCAGTTGTCTATATTTACTCATTAAATAACTCATCTTCGTCCAATCCTTCATCACTGTCTTCGATAAATTCAGATGATTTGacttttttctttttgtgTCCCACAACCtcatcatctccatcttcatcatcattgtcgATGACATtatttctcttcttccgtTTGGATGGCTTCtcatcttctggttcttctggttcAGGCTCCGGTTCAGAAACATCGGTAGCGGATTCACTgtcattcaagaaatccTTCTTTCTACCTTTACCTTTACCCTTGCCTTTACCCTTACCCTTACCTCCTTTCTTGTTTTCTTTACCTttgtcaatttcttcatcaaagagCTTATCATCGTTGTCTTGCTCATCTACAACTCTGTTTTCCTCAGCCCATATTTTGGCTTGTTCCTGTAACTTTTCACGCTCCTTGGccctttcttcttcaatcaacttcaatctcaactcttcttcttcttcctttctGAGTCTTTCATTCGTTTCTTCTTGTCTGATTCTATGGGCTTCGAGTAATTTTTCATCGATCTTCAAGTGATAGTCAATAGTATCTTGCAAAACATTCGTCAATCTGTTTAACAACGTGTTACCCATACTGGCTCTAGATTTCAAATCATCCTTGGAGTATGGCATTCCCTTTCCATTTGGACTTTCCACAAGTTCgttcaaaatatcaatGGCTTTCTTTAAGCCATTAATGTTCTCTTCAATAACATCGACCTTTCTTTCAGTGACAGTCAATTTAATCAAAAAGTCGGCCATTTGATATTGGATGAAGGACACGTTAAACTTCATATTGTTAACTTGTGACTCACTGCAATATTTCAAGGCAGATTCTCCATTTTCCAAACTCTTGAGCAAATAGCCCCAGTTCTTCTCGGCATTTCCTCTCAATAACCAACTCTTGCTCAAGTAGGTCAAGATATTTGCATCATTACCATTAGTGAATCTTTTCAAAGCAATTTCGTAGTTTTCAATGGCCTTGTTGAATTGtttcaattccaacaacacatgtgccaagttcaagtaaACAGAAATGTCATTCAAAGAGTCTCTGATCTTTCTCAAAACATCCAACCCTTTGTTTAATTCCTTGTTTTCAATGTAAGTGATAGCCAATCCTTGAGCAGCAAAAACATTTTTAGAATCGGTAGACAATACTTTCGAGAATAACTCAACTGCCCTAATGTAGTATTTTTTACGCTTCTCTTCATTGCTAGAACCTTTCAAGTCTCTTGCCATGATGCAATATATGTTGGCGAGAGAAATCAAGGCATAAGAATCGTGAGAATCGTACTTCACTAATGTGTCTTTCTGGTGGTTGGTGTCAGCATCTGGTTTCAAACCAATGCTCTTTCCGAAAGTTTTAATGAACCAACCATAAAATGATCTGATTTCCATGTTAGAATAATGGGTTTCTAATAGatcttcgatttcttccttgatttcattcTTCGCTTTCTTGTCAGACACCAAATTTAAAAACAACAACCGTAACTTAGCAGAAAAGTATTGAGGACAGCTTTCCAAAATTTCCACGTAAGCCTTGATGGATCCCTCTTCATCAGTGGATTCGAGAGACcttgccaagttgaaactcaaagttaccttcaagtcttctcTTAATTGATCTTCAGAGACCTTGTCCAAATTATCAAGagccaacttgaagtttgaggAAGCCAACTCAAGGttatttttgttgaagttaaatACACCAATGTTGTTGTAAATCTCGACCGGAACCTCTCTGTTAATTTGAATTCTGCTTTCAACTGCCTTACCCAAGTAGTTCAATGACTGGTTGATATCCTTGCTCTCATATAATttgctcaacaacaaatagGCATTCAAATTGATTGGctctttgttcaaccaGTAAGATTCACTATCATTAGAAGTATCACTATTCAATCCCCTATTATTACTCAAATTGATATACTTTTCCAAGTGCTGGATAGCCAATTGGTTCCGTCTTCTAGATTTAAGCAGTGAGTTCAACAACCCTAAATAATAGTTCACTTCCAAGCTTCTagggttgattttgttcaactgtTCAAATGTTATGATAGCTTCTTGGTTCAATTCTCTGCTGATTTGTGATAACCCTAATCCCAATCTGCTAGCAAAGTTATTTTCGTTGAATTTAATAGACTCATGGAAGTAACGTTGAGATTGTGTAAAGttcaattgcttgaagTAACATCTACCTAACCAATAGGAGCATTGTGACAACACATTCATTTGAGACTTCGTTAATTTATTCTTGGTAGTGCTGTTAGAAGCAGAACTTATATCTTGAATAATTTTGTTGGCGATTTTCTCTACCAACTCGTAGTTTCCTTTTGAGAAGTAATAGGAAGATAAAACTAGCAAGATGACAGGATCATTTTTTCTCAACTTTAAGTTCTCATCTAAGCTCAGTAAGCAGTCTTTGTAATTCTGCACAAAGTCTTCGTCACTTAACGATTGGTTGAAAGTGTGGTTAAAGTTGTACAAATTCACCAAAATTCGGGCTTTTACGTTATTTGGGTACAATTCCAAGCTCCTTTGCCAACTTTTTAACGCCATCTTGTAATCCTTGAGGAACCAGAAACATaaaccaattccaattcttggATCAGGCTTCATCGATGGATTTATAAGGAGGACCTGTTGgtacaacttcaatgcAACATTATAATTAGTTGCACGCTTCAAAATTATCTGTGCTTTTCCTAACATAGCAAAGCAGTTCATCTCATTGATGCTCAATAAGTGTTCAAAGTATTTcaatgcttcttcatctttgcTTTTGAGTAATGAGTAAACAGCCTTCAAAGACACCAATGCCACCAAGGACTCACCAGAAGtattctcatcatcatatAAGACTTCCACCATTTCGTCGTCCAACTTGCTTATGTATTCAGACTTCTTCACTCCCAGGCTGatgaactccaagtacaacCAGCACTTGAAATAGGTAAATGCTTTGTCTTTAGATGAagtgaacttcttggaaCCAGCCTCAGCCACATTCAAGGCTTCGTCTAAGTTGCCTAAACGGGCGTAACCTTGTGATACGCTTATCCAATATTTGGAAGGACAATTTTCCGTTTCCAAAAAATTAATCAACTCATTGGAATCATCAGGTAGTTCGTCAACAAGATTGATAGAAACAACCTCACCGTTGCTCAAGGGTACATCCAAGCTTCCCAGAAAATCTGATTCCTGTTTACCTATGTAATATGATATATCATCAACAGGTAATGCAGAAGTCATTTTGCTTCAATAACGAATCTGTATTATCGACAGtgagttttccaagtcgaCACTAAACATCGCGGATAGAAGTGCGCCAAACAATTTTGAGATTTTCTTTTACTGTCTACTTACCGATACTAATATACATTTATAATACAGCGTTATCCAAGATTTCGTTGGAAATATGACACTGATGTTTCAAACTTGATAATATGGAATCAATTTTTTTGTCATCATAAGATTTTATTAATTCGTATTCAAGCTTGAAGTGCACCGTATCCTCTTCTACCAAGCTGGTTAAAGGCACTTTGAAGTGAACTATTGCCTTGAACTCGTTTTTCTTGGAGAATCTGACGCTAAATCCGAAGTCATTTGAATTGTCTTTCTCAATTACTTTGATGGGAAACTTTatggagattttgaagatctcCTTGTCGAGTTTGTGGAATCTGTcgatgatgattttgattttatGAAACTTTTCCATAGTCAGACCATTGATAGAGTCTATCGATCTGTATATGTAATCATAGATCCACAGATTGTACAATGTTGGTACTGTGGTTTCAACCTTTATACCGCCACCCAAGGAGAGCTTGAATTCTTTGTATGAAAAAATCATCTTCCCTTCCTCTTTGCACTTATACTCAATACCAGACATTGCCtgaaacaacttgaaattgaagttcaatagCCTTATATCATGCTCAGAGAATTTTCTACTTTGATCAATCAAAGCCTGGTGTTTCTTAATCTCTTCTGTCAATGTCTTAACAGTGTTGTCATACCCATTGTTCTTTTCAATTAATGCTAACAATTCACTGGATTTAACCATCATTTCGGCTTGGATTTTGAGAATATCATCCTTTGACTCGGATAACTGAGTTTTAAGTCTATCAAACTCTCCTGAGTCACTCTTGAAACTTTCTTTTGCTTTGTGGATGACGGACAACTTGGTTTTTAAGTCTTTGAGAATTTCGACCTTGCTATCAAACTCTTCAGCAATGAGCCTCAAGTTGTTCTCAAGCTTTTCCTTATCGGAAAGTAGCACTTCATGTTTTGTTTGTAACTTGATTAAAAGGTTCTCCACGAGTTGGATTCTCCATTTGTACCACGTATTTTTTGCCTCGAACTTGGCATATTCTTGGATTAAAGATAAATCtgctttcaaagattcttgTTCACTTAGGCTGGAAGAATAAAAttccttgaacaaatcGGGGTTATTTTCCAGGATTGTGCTATTTAACTCTTCGTATAAAgttcttccttcaactAAGTTCTTCGATAAATCCTTGTTGCTAAACTCATACAACGAGTACACAAGTAGCTTATTGTTCGCTTTCATGTAATCCTCGAGGGCGTATTCCTCTTCTGTCAAGCTGTTAGTCAACAAATCGTTAGAAACGTCGTCAGACTCtatatcatcaaagaacCTGATTCCAAGATCGTTTAAAAACTGGGATAACGACACATTTTTGTAGTTTCTGAGATTATCTACAATCCGTGGTACTTCAGAAGAAGCAATATCAACAGGAACACTTTCTGAGACCTTACGCACCTTGATAACCGGTTCTTGGTCCCATTCACTGAGTCTCTTGTTATTCAAGTCtgaaggaattggaatttGCACATCGGGAAACTGTGGAGAAAGTTCATCAGTAAGCGAAGACCTGGGGTTTGCCagatgaattgaagataCGGGCTGAGTCATCTCCATATCCTCAGTGGGTTCTTGTTGggtgatcttggagataGCTTGAGTGACATCCATTTTGTCATTTGGCTCTTGTTGGGTGATTTTCGAGATAGCTTGAGTGACATCCATTTCGTCATTTGGCTCTTGCTGGGTGATTTTCGAGATAGCTTGGGTCACctccatttcttcttctggtatATCATCTACTGCCACAGAGTTAACTtccttggtgattttggacACCGACTGAGTGACCTCCATCTCAGGTTCGTCCACGCGTGAATTTACACTTTCCACTTCATCTTGTTCATTTATGGTCGATAAGTCACCCACATTGGCTATGTGAGATATTGGCTGGGTAAACTCCATCGTGGGCTCATCATAGACCCCCGAAGCACTATCCTGAGACCCCAGAGATGTGGCTCTGATCACAGGCATGGATTGGGTGAATTCCATGGTCTCTTCCATACTATCGTGTATTTCGTCTGCAGCAGGTACATTGAGCCTGGCCAAAGATTGGGTAAACTCCATAGTGTCTTCTCGAATATTCCTAATGGTTTCAGTCAACTCCATCTCCACCTCGTCCTCTAAGTCGGAACTGTCTTGTATTGGTTGTGGAACTTGGGAAGGAGGACGAGAGTCAGATGAAACAGACGCAGAGCTGGAAACAGAGCTGATGCTCAGCTCGTGTTCTTCCACGGTTCCTATAGTCCGACGGCGGTTCTGGGGTTGAGGAATAAAGTCTATCTTGTGTAAAGTGACCTCTGGTGCAAAAGAAACACGCCTTCTGAACCGGGTGGCGGTATCCCCATCGTCGATAGAAGCAATACTGGGGTCTGTAAACTCAGCTTCTAGTTGTAAATCTGGGTGCGGGTGTTTCAATATGCTTGTCAAGCCGTCTGGGTCGACGTTCTCCTTATTACCAATCATATACCTGGTTGTTTATGTGGATCGATCTATGTTTTGAGTTTTTCGCACTTGGGTCCTAGGCCGCGTTGCTGGTGGCTTTGTGTCACCAAAACCGGAACTCGCGCTTCCTCGGACCAAGGTTCCTTTTACCCCAAAGTTTCCTGTAGCACTCACAAGCAAACGACGTTTAAAAAGGAGCTGGTTTCCCATCATCGAAATTCACGTTCAGCTGTTTTTAAACCTTTAACATTAATTGGTTTTGATTGGACTACTCAATAGATCCTCATAGAAAATGGTTGCTGACGCCCTTATATATCACCCTACCTATGCCAAGTTGTTGCGGTTCTTGGACACCACCccaaaaagagaaaagtcCTTTAGATTGGTGGCATATTTATCTAGATTCTTATCCTACTACTTGTACAGAACCGGATACTCCAAACAGGTGGTTGACACAttcaagac encodes:
- the FGR2 gene encoding small molecule transporter (EggNog:ENOG503NUH8; COG:S), which translates into the protein MVATDIEKDIQESVKSASSSSSASDLYDSESDDTALAQKLKLINNTLDEIGFTPYHLKLFFLNGMGYATDSQLLMLESTVRQFVNYQFDQSFPISNEAMVIGGIAGACFWGYGADIIGRKTAFNWSLFLSGLFVIITGAMNSMATYCLFIALSAFAFGGNLVLDTCVFLEFLPFKQQWLLTFFAFFWGIGQTVAVLIAWAFLTNFSCEGPDSAHCDSADNRGWRYTYYVNGAIVLVLAILRVTVVRLKESPKFLVSNNRDEEAFELLKGLAEKYNRKFTLTLAQLEDCGSIVSNHGIQEDRSIVGVFKLVIKHLSILFGTKKMARSTLTLFLSWLILGICYPIYYAFLPTYLATRGANISASTTYGVYRDNVVSNVVSIAGPLIAGGLLYFVPILGRRGVLAIGAFSSAAFFFGYTAITNHAQNLAISSIVYATLYIYFGCLYAYSPEIMPATARATGNACCIMITRFGQIFSPIIAYYSNTASAVPLYVCGGLITVNGFLALTFPFEPSKSRPS
- a CDS encoding uncharacterized protein (BUSCO:EOG092640PR) encodes the protein MIGNKENVDPDGLTSILKHPHPDLQLEAEFTDPSIASIDDGDTATRFRRRVSFAPEVTLHKIDFIPQPQNRRRTIGTVEEHESSISSVSSSASVSSDSRPPSQVPQPIQDSSDLEDEVEMELTETIRNIREDTMEFTQSLARLNVPAADEIHDSMEETMEFTQSMPVIRATSSGSQDSASGVYDEPTMEFTQPISHIANVGDLSTINEQDEVESVNSRVDEPEMEVTQSVSKITKEVNSVAVDDIPEEEMEVTQAISKITQQEPNDEMDVTQAISKITQQEPNDKMDVTQAISKITQQEPTEDMEMTQPVSSIHSANPRSSLTDELSPQFPDVQIPIPSDLNNKRLSEWDQEPVIKVRKVSESVPVDIASSEVPRIVDNLRNYKNVSLSQFLNDLGIRFFDDIESDDVSNDLLTNSLTEEEYALEDYMKANNKLLVYSLYEFSNKDLSKNLVEGRTLYEELNSTISENNPDLFKEFYSSSLSEQESLKADLSLIQEYAKFEAKNTWYKWRIQLVENLLIKLQTKHEVLLSDKEKLENNLRLIAEEFDSKVEILKDLKTKLSVIHKAKESFKSDSGEFDRLKTQLSESKDDILKIQAEMMVKSSELLALIEKNNGYDNTVKTLTEEIKKHQALIDQSRKFSEHDIRLLNFNFKLFQAMSGIEYKCKEEGKMIFSYKEFKLSLGGGIKVETTVPTLYNSWIYDYIYRSIDSINGSTMEKFHKIKIIIDRFHKLDKEIFKISIKFPIKVIEKDNSNDFGFSVRFSKKNEFKAIVHFKVPLTSLVEEDTVHFKLEYELIKSYDDKKIDSILSSLKHQCHISNEILDNAVL
- a CDS encoding uncharacterized protein (COG:E; EggNog:ENOG503NXB3), whose product is MVGISTNLIHNKTVSRDVIPPINISTTYKYSEDPDDLVKVTDSKGSEDYFLNDTYFYSRVNHPTSELLEKALSKILDGHVVVYNSGLAAFFAALTYINPKKLVIGQAYHGCHGITKIFSRLNGLEVLDLKDPGSFDKLQKGDLVHLETPVNPHGLDFDISYYAELAHKKGALLMVDSTFAPPPLQYPFKHGADIIMHSATKYFGGHSDLLAGILVVRDKSVQYKLYEDRVYLATNIGNLESTLLYRSLKTFELRILKQSDNCEQLVKYLNDHRAEFKVLKELFHGSLQTTKYPDQITKHSPTFALTLTSEKLAKSLPSKLNYFVHATSLGGAESLIEWRALSDSSVDPSLLRVSVGLENIDDLIEDFKNALLSLE
- a CDS encoding uncharacterized protein (COG:L; EggNog:ENOG503P437; BUSCO:EOG09264O2D) → MKQNYWDVSDILASSEKIPTRFNFTVPGIGHLDNQPGKAIKKDTKVELPFWLAQSLAVAPVSGDASIIMLLAPDALNNTVQNAIKSDPVSIDLHSIAPNFYILAERWCALFTDEELSETLKKLCKERAYEINNFASNTSKQINNNFILSLDEFEKKLYKRTMESNRNLRDWLNDQA
- a CDS encoding proline di-methyltransferase (COG:S; EggNog:ENOG503NX0G; BUSCO:EOG09262SWJ), with protein sequence MPVKTAQGTLSGEDHYEGNADANINYDDAIEYWSSVPASVNGVLGGYGEQTSVPKADIVGSSTFIRKLLSRMSVAEGEKKLTIDMGAGIGRITRDFLWKISDECDLLEPVKPFLDRMEAELQDVKQRGKLGDIYPVGMQEWEIPPHKRGKYWLIWCQWCVGQLPDEELVKFWIKCRENLMENGTMIVKENIATFEDIFDETDSSVTRTDTKFRELFVQAGFKLIASDVQKGLPKELFPVRMYCLKAII
- the CTR9 gene encoding protein required for normal CLN1 and CLN2 G1 cyclin expression (EggNog:ENOG503NX05; COG:P; BUSCO:EOG09260EAZ), which encodes MTSALPVDDISYYIGKQESDFSGSLDVPLSNGEVVSINLVDELPDDSNELINFLETENCPSKYWISVSQGYARLGNLDEALNVAEAGSKKFTSSKDKAFTYFKCWLYLEFISSGVKKSEYISKLDDEMVEVLYDDENTSGESLVALVSLKAVYSLLKSKDEEALKYFEHLLSINEMNCFAMLGKAQIILKRATNYNVALKLYQQVLLINPSMKPDPRIGIGLCFWFLKDYKMALKSWQRSLELYPNNVKARILVNLYNFNHTFNQSLSDEDFVQNYKDCLSSLDENLKLRKNDPVILLVLSSYYFSKGNYELVEKIANKIIQDISSASNSTTKNKLTKSQMNVLSQCSYWLGRCYFKQLNFTQSQRYFHESIKFNENNFASRLGLGLSQISRELNQEAIITFEQLNKINPRSLEVNYYLGLLNSSLKSRRRNQLAIQHLEKYINLSNNRGLNSDTSNDSESYWLNKEPINLNAYLLLSKLYESKDINQSLNYLGKAVESRIQINREVPVEIYNNIGVFNFNKNNLELASSNFKLALDNLDKVSEDQLREDLKVTLSFNLARSLESTDEEGSIKAYVEILESCPQYFSAKLRLLFLNLVSDKKAKNEIKEEIEDLLETHYSNMEIRSFYGWFIKTFGKSIGLKPDADTNHQKDTLVKYDSHDSYALISLANIYCIMARDLKGSSNEEKRKKYYIRAVELFSKVLSTDSKNVFAAQGLAITYIENKELNKGLDVLRKIRDSLNDISVYLNLAHVLLELKQFNKAIENYEIALKRFTNGNDANILTYLSKSWLLRGNAEKNWGYLLKSLENGESALKYCSESQVNNMKFNVSFIQYQMADFLIKLTVTERKVDVIEENINGLKKAIDILNELVESPNGKGMPYSKDDLKSRASMGNTLLNRLTNVLQDTIDYHLKIDEKLLEAHRIRQEETNERLRKEEEEELRLKLIEEERAKEREKLQEQAKIWAEENRVVDEQDNDDKLFDEEIDKGKENKKGGKGKGKGKGKGKGRKKDFLNDSESATDVSEPEPEPEEPEDEKPSKRKKRNNVIDNDDEDGDDEVVGHKKKKVKSSEFIEDSDEGLDEDELFNE